The DNA region GCAGCGGGGATCAAAGCCAATGGCTCCGAACAATATTTTTATCAGGCTTATCCTTGAATATTAAGCTTATCATAAATTAAGATATGGACAAAATTCCCCATTCTATGCCATAGTCTGGTATGGAAGCCCGTAACATTTTCCAAAACATTTCCCCCATTGATCACCGTTATTCTATTTCTGAGAAAGCCCTCTTTGACTCCCTGGGCGCCTGGATTTCCGAGGAAGCCTCGGTCTCCTCCGAGGTAAAGGCGGAAATTGCCCTGGTTATTGCCCATCTGACTGTCCGGGACGGTCTGACGCCGGCCCTGAAGGCTGCCTTGGAGGCTGCTGGAGCAAAGATAGACCCGGCGGAGGTGTACGCCGAGGAAGAAAAGACCAGGCACAATATTCGGGCCCTGGTAAATGTCCTCAAGGCCAAGGTTCCACCTGAGACGGCGCCCCTGGTTCACCTGGGGGCCACCAGCGTGGATATATTGGATACTGCCCTTTCCTACAGGATGCGGGGGGTTACTGAGGGGGTGGTTTTGCCCCAACTGAAAAAACTGGAACTCCTGCTCTGCGACTTTGTTGAGCGGGAGGCGGAAACCCCCCAGGTGGGGCGTACCCACGGTCAGCACGCGGTGCCCATCACCGTGGGCTTTGCCCTGGCGGAATACGTTTCCCGGTTGGGGAAGTCCATCCTGGAAATACAGCGCCTGGCAGGGCAGCTCAAGGGCAAACTGGCCGGCGCGGTGGGGGCCTACAACGCCACCGCCATGATCGTCAGGGACCCGGAGGAACTGGAGCGGATTTACCTGGCTGAGCTTGGGCTTGAGCCGTCTGAACATTCCACCCAACTGGTGGAGCCCGAATACCTTCTGCGGCTCCTTCTGGAATTCAACGTGGCCTTTGGTATCATCGCCAATCTGGCGGATGATCTCCGGAACCTCCAGCGCACCGAAATTGGCGAACTCAAGGAAGGCTTTTCCGCCGACCAGGTGGGCTCCTCCACCATGCCCCAAAAGCGCAACCCCTGGAATTCCGAACACGTTAAAAGCCTTTGGAAGGCCTTCATGCCCAGGGTTACTAGCTTTTTCATGGACCAGATAAGCGAGCATCAGCGGGATCTGTCCAATTCCGCAAGCCAGCGTTTTGTGGCGGATTATACCGCAGGGTTCTGCATGGCGGTGAGCCGCATGGCCTCGGTCATAGAAGGGCTGGGCGCGGACCGAGAGCGGCTGCTCTACAACCTCCGGGGCGCTGCGGGAAGCGAAAGCGGCAAAGGTCCCGGCATACCCGGGGGCGGTATTCCCGGCGGAATCATGGCGGAACCGGCTTACATACTGCTGGCGGAAACCGGAGTTTCCGATGCCCACGAGGTGATACGGAAGATCACCCTGGCCGCAGAAAAAGAGCACAGCAGTTTTGCTGCGGCCCTGGCAAAGGAAGGGGACGTAC from Treponema primitia ZAS-2 includes:
- a CDS encoding lyase family protein, producing MEARNIFQNISPIDHRYSISEKALFDSLGAWISEEASVSSEVKAEIALVIAHLTVRDGLTPALKAALEAAGAKIDPAEVYAEEEKTRHNIRALVNVLKAKVPPETAPLVHLGATSVDILDTALSYRMRGVTEGVVLPQLKKLELLLCDFVEREAETPQVGRTHGQHAVPITVGFALAEYVSRLGKSILEIQRLAGQLKGKLAGAVGAYNATAMIVRDPEELERIYLAELGLEPSEHSTQLVEPEYLLRLLLEFNVAFGIIANLADDLRNLQRTEIGELKEGFSADQVGSSTMPQKRNPWNSEHVKSLWKAFMPRVTSFFMDQISEHQRDLSNSASQRFVADYTAGFCMAVSRMASVIEGLGADRERLLYNLRGAAGSESGKGPGIPGGGIPGGIMAEPAYILLAETGVSDAHEVIRKITLAAEKEHSSFAAALAKEGDVLPRIGAKMSELGLVGTAAEALTFFEKPERYCGLAVKKARSLAAKYRKLINN